Proteins encoded by one window of Dryocola sp. LX212:
- the rpsE gene encoding 30S ribosomal protein S5: protein MAHIEKQAGELQEKLIAVNRVSKTVKGGRIFSFTALTVVGDGNGRIGFGYGKAREVPAAIQKAMEKARRNMINVALNHGTLQHPVKGVHTGSRVFMQPASEGTGIIAGGAMRAVLEVAGVHNVLAKAYGSTNPINVVRATIDGLANMKSPEMVAAKRGKSVEEILG from the coding sequence ATGGCTCACATCGAAAAACAAGCTGGCGAACTGCAGGAAAAGCTGATCGCGGTAAATCGCGTATCTAAAACCGTTAAAGGTGGTCGTATTTTCTCCTTCACTGCTCTGACAGTGGTTGGTGATGGTAACGGTCGCATTGGTTTTGGTTACGGTAAAGCGCGTGAAGTTCCAGCAGCGATCCAGAAAGCGATGGAAAAAGCCCGTCGCAACATGATTAACGTCGCGCTGAACCACGGCACCCTGCAGCACCCTGTTAAAGGTGTGCACACAGGTTCTCGTGTGTTCATGCAGCCGGCTTCCGAAGGTACCGGTATCATCGCCGGTGGTGCAATGCGCGCCGTTCTGGAAGTCGCTGGAGTTCATAACGTTCTGGCTAAAGCATATGGTTCCACCAACCCGATTAACGTGGTTCGTGCAACTATTGATGGCCTGGCGAATATGAAATCTCCGGAAATGGTCGCTGCCAAGCGTGGTAAATCCGTTGAAGAAATTCTGGGGTAA
- the rplR gene encoding 50S ribosomal protein L18: protein MDKKSARIRRATRARHKLKELGATRLVVHRTPRHIYAQVIAPNGSEVLVAASTVEKAITEQLKYTGNKDAAAAVGKAVAERALEKGITVVAFDRAGFQYHGRVQALADAARDAGLQF, encoded by the coding sequence ATGGATAAGAAATCTGCTCGTATCCGTCGTGCGACCCGCGCACGTCACAAGCTTAAAGAACTGGGTGCGACTCGTCTGGTGGTACATCGTACCCCGCGTCATATTTACGCACAGGTTATCGCACCAAACGGTTCAGAAGTCCTGGTAGCTGCATCTACTGTAGAAAAAGCTATCACTGAGCAATTGAAGTACACTGGAAACAAAGACGCCGCTGCAGCTGTGGGTAAAGCTGTTGCAGAGCGCGCATTGGAAAAAGGCATCACTGTTGTTGCTTTTGACCGTGCTGGTTTCCAATATCATGGTCGTGTCCAGGCACTGGCAGATGCTGCCCGTGATGCTGGCCTTCAGTTCTAA
- the rplF gene encoding 50S ribosomal protein L6: MSRVAKAPVVIPAGVEVKLNGQVISIKGKNGELTRTINDAVEIKHAENALTFAPREGFANAWAQAGTTRALLNAMVIGVTEGFTKKLQLVGVGYRAAVKGDVVNLALGFSHPVEHKLPAGITAECPTQTEIVLKGADKQAIGQVAADLRAYRRPEPYKGKGVRYADEVVRTKEAKKK; encoded by the coding sequence ATGTCTCGTGTTGCTAAAGCACCGGTCGTTATTCCTGCTGGCGTAGAGGTAAAACTCAACGGTCAGGTTATTTCGATCAAAGGTAAGAACGGCGAGCTGACTCGTACTATCAACGATGCTGTTGAAATTAAACACGCTGAAAATGCTCTTACTTTCGCTCCGCGCGAAGGTTTTGCAAACGCGTGGGCCCAAGCGGGTACCACTCGTGCGTTGTTGAATGCAATGGTTATCGGTGTTACCGAAGGCTTCACTAAGAAGCTGCAGCTGGTTGGTGTAGGTTATCGTGCGGCTGTTAAAGGCGACGTGGTGAATTTAGCCCTGGGCTTCTCTCACCCTGTTGAGCATAAGCTGCCTGCGGGTATCACTGCTGAATGTCCAACTCAAACTGAAATCGTGCTGAAAGGCGCTGATAAGCAGGCGATTGGCCAAGTAGCTGCTGACCTGCGTGCCTACCGTCGTCCTGAGCCATATAAAGGCAAGGGTGTTCGTTACGCCGACGAAGTCGTGCGTACCAAAGAGGCTAAGAAGAAGTAA
- the rpmD gene encoding 50S ribosomal protein L30, producing MAKTIKITQTRSAIGRLPKHKATLLGLGLRRIGHTVEREDTAAVRGMVNAVSYMVKVEE from the coding sequence ATGGCAAAGACTATTAAAATTACACAAACCCGCAGTGCAATCGGTCGTCTGCCTAAGCACAAGGCAACGCTGCTTGGCCTGGGTCTGCGTCGTATTGGCCACACTGTAGAGCGCGAAGATACTGCTGCTGTACGTGGTATGGTCAACGCGGTTTCCTACATGGTTAAAGTTGAGGAGTAA